The Blattabacterium sp. DPU genome includes a window with the following:
- the feoB gene encoding ferrous iron transport protein B, with translation MQKIKLALVGNPNVGKTSLFNKLTGLNQKVGNYIGVTVDKKIGYFYHENTHYQIIDLPGTYSIYPSSEDEEVVCKLLNNINDLDYPDKIMVVADSSNIKKSLLLLRQVQDLGFPVLFVLNMLDEAKKKGISINIEELKKFLLTEIVLINARKGIGLNKIKIKIKNLKKTKKTYFFNPGIRYSLAINDVKNNYKINTYKAWYYLAYNRKFLIEDYFLNKIKKKYNIISKRLQIKETLDRYEEIKKICSKTVSEFISEKEKKHLEFSKKIDNYLLVHPFWGYFIFIFFLFFIFQCIFLWSEIPKRFIEFFFYFIQKKFYNVYPGPLNNFFLEGILPAISVIISFIPQIFILLFFLLIMEESGYISRVIFLMDRIMRPFGLNGKSVVPLISGIACAIPAIISARHIDNPRDRLITILVTPFMTCSARLPIYTLIISLIIPDKKWYFIQLRGIILLAMYILGVISALSVSIILHQFLKKNYKSHLIMEIPTYKIPMLKNVLITLWINLKSFIINAGKMILLINILIWVLGTFGPSKNSSKINILNIQKKELPNSYLGLLGKKMEPIIHPLGYDWKIGIGLLSSLVAREVFVSTMASVYNIEKKENFLKEKMKKEIYYKTKKPIYNLATGISLLFFYAFSMQCMSTLSIIKKETKSWKWPILQFIFMTFLAYIASLLTYQTFKILCGNTL, from the coding sequence TACACACTATCAAATTATAGATCTTCCTGGTACTTATAGTATATATCCTTCATCTGAAGATGAAGAAGTAGTTTGTAAACTACTAAACAATATCAATGATTTAGATTATCCAGATAAAATTATGGTTGTAGCAGATTCTTCCAATATAAAAAAAAGTCTTCTTTTACTTAGACAAGTACAAGATTTAGGATTTCCTGTTCTTTTTGTATTAAATATGCTAGATGAAGCAAAAAAAAAAGGAATATCCATTAACATAGAAGAATTAAAAAAATTTCTTTTAACAGAGATTGTGTTAATCAATGCAAGAAAAGGAATTGGGTTAAATAAAATTAAAATAAAAATAAAAAACTTAAAAAAAACGAAAAAAACCTATTTTTTCAATCCAGGAATCCGTTATTCTCTTGCTATTAATGATGTAAAAAATAATTACAAAATAAATACTTATAAAGCTTGGTATTATTTAGCCTATAATAGAAAATTTTTAATAGAAGACTATTTTTTAAATAAAATAAAAAAAAAATACAACATTATATCAAAAAGATTACAAATTAAGGAAACATTAGATAGATATGAAGAAATAAAAAAAATTTGCTCTAAAACAGTTTCAGAATTTATTTCTGAAAAAGAAAAAAAACATTTAGAATTTTCTAAAAAAATAGATAATTATCTACTTGTACATCCTTTTTGGGGTTATTTCATTTTTATATTTTTTCTATTTTTCATTTTTCAATGTATTTTTTTATGGTCTGAAATACCAAAACGATTTATAGAATTTTTTTTTTATTTTATACAAAAAAAATTTTATAATGTTTATCCTGGGCCTTTAAATAATTTTTTTCTGGAAGGAATATTACCAGCAATTAGTGTTATTATTTCTTTTATTCCACAAATTTTTATTCTATTATTTTTTCTTCTTATAATGGAAGAAAGTGGATACATAAGCAGAGTGATATTTCTAATGGATAGAATTATGCGACCTTTTGGTTTAAATGGAAAAAGTGTAGTTCCTCTTATTTCTGGTATAGCTTGCGCTATTCCCGCAATTATATCCGCTAGACATATAGATAATCCTAGAGATCGTTTAATTACTATTTTAGTAACTCCTTTTATGACCTGTTCTGCAAGATTACCTATTTATACTCTAATTATATCTTTAATTATACCAGATAAAAAATGGTATTTCATTCAATTAAGAGGAATAATTCTTTTGGCTATGTATATTTTAGGCGTTATATCTGCTTTAAGTGTATCAATAATTTTACATCAATTTTTAAAGAAAAATTATAAAAGTCATCTTATAATGGAAATTCCTACTTACAAAATTCCTATGTTAAAAAATGTATTGATTACTTTATGGATCAATCTTAAATCATTTATTATCAATGCAGGAAAAATGATTTTACTAATTAATATATTGATTTGGGTTTTAGGAACTTTTGGTCCTTCAAAAAATTCATCAAAAATAAACATACTCAATATACAAAAAAAAGAATTACCTAACTCTTATTTAGGTTTATTAGGAAAAAAAATGGAACCTATAATTCATCCATTAGGATACGATTGGAAAATCGGAATAGGATTGCTATCTTCTCTTGTAGCACGAGAAGTCTTTGTTAGTACCATGGCTTCTGTATATAACATAGAAAAAAAAGAAAATTTTTTAAAAGAAAAAATGAAAAAAGAGATATACTATAAAACTAAAAAACCGATTTATAATTTAGCAACGGGAATTTCTCTACTGTTTTTTTATGCATTTTCTATGCAATGTATGAGCACTTTATCTATAATAAAAAAAGAAACAAAATCTTGGAAATGGCCAATATTACAATTTATTTTTATGACTTTTTTAGCTTATATAGCTTCATTATTAACATATCAAACATTTAAAATATTATGTGGCAATACATTATAA